The Pseudodesulfovibrio cashew genomic sequence CCTGGAGCGCGGTATGCCGTGGGCCGTGGTGCGCCCGGAGCGGCGGGAACAGGTGGAGGAGCTGCTGCGCTGGGCCGACCTCGAGCGGGTGGCGATCCTGGGGCGGGGGCGCGGCACCGGCCGCGTGGGCGGCGCAGTGCCCGCGCAGGGCGGCGTGGTGGTCTCCCTGCTCAAGATGAACCGCATCATCGATGTGAACGAGCGCGACTTCGTGGCCGTGGTCGAGCCGGGCGTGATCGCCGGAGACCTCCAGACAGCGTGCGCGGCAAAGCGGCTGCTCTACGCACCGGACCCGGCCAGCGTGCGTATTTCCACCATCGGGGGCAATGTCTCCACCTGTGCCGGCGGCCTGCGGGCCGTGAAATACGGCGTGACCCGCGACTGGGTGCTCGGCGTGGAGGCGGTCCTGCCCGGCGGCAGAGTGCTGCGCGCGGGCGGACGCTCGCACAAGGACGTGGTCGGCCTGGACCTGACACGGCTTTTTGTGGGCGCGGGCGGCAAGCTCGGCCTGCTGACCGAAATCACGGTGAAATTGCTGCCCCTGCCCGAAGCCTCGGCCTCGGTGCTCGTTGGTTTTTCCGACCTGGGCGCCTCGCTCTCGGGTGCGCAGGCTGTCTTTCGGGCGGGCGTACTCCCGGCGGCGTGCGAGTTTATGGACCGCGAGACCTTGCGGGCCGTGCGCCTGATCGGGGCGGACATCCCCTTGGCGGACGGAGCCGAGGGCGCATTGCTTTTTAAATTGGACGGCACCGGGCCTGGCGTTGACGCCGAAATCCGGGCGCTGACGGAGGTCCTGAAGCCGCTCGATCCCGCGTCGGTGGAAGTAGGGCGCGGCGAGGCGGAAGAGCGCCTCTGGTCGGTGCGCCGGTCCATCTCTCCAGCGGCCTACCAGATCGCGCCGGACAAGCTCTCCGAGGATATCGCCGTGCCGCGCGGCAGGGTTGCCGAGGCCGTAGAACGCGCCCACGCCATCGGGCGGGAGCGCGGGCTTACGATCCTCTGTTTCGGGCATCTGGGCGACGGCAACATCCACGTCAATATTCTGCATGACGCCCGACAGGAGGGCGAGGCCGCAAGGGCGGAGCAGGCCAAGGACGCCGTGTTCCGCCTGGCCGTGGAACTGGGCGGCACGATCTCCGGCGAGCACGGCACCGGCCTGACCAAGGCTTCATTCGTGTCCGAGCAGCTTTCCCCGCTGGCTCTGGAGCTGATGGAGTCCATCAAGCGGACCTTCGACCCCCACGGCATCATGAACCCCGGCAAGGGGTGGTAGCCGTGGCGGACTATTACCTTCACCGGATGCTGGCTAAAGATAGATAGAAGCCCCGAAGCCATGATGCGGCCTCGGGGCTTCCGTTTTTGCGGATCGTTTCCCGGTCACAGCGTCAAGACTGAGGCTGTTCGCATGTGAGCAGACCTTTCTTTTGACGGTGAGGACAGGAGTGCGGCATTTATTCATCCTTGAAGTATGGCAACCGGCAACAGGGGTCGGCGTCTGGCTGCTCTCCTCGGTAGTGTCGAAGGGTGTAGTCCAGCGGCTCCAGGGAAAAGCTGAGGGCGTCGGGTTGGAACAGGCCGATTCGTTTGCCTTCGACCTCTTTTGCGGCGATCTCCTCCTTGGAGTGGAAGGCGCAGTCGTCGTGCCGCAGGAATTGACTCGTCTCG encodes the following:
- a CDS encoding FAD-binding oxidoreductase, with product MSDLAQSLTAAHRAFLSELFPGEDCLFAPEERAAFSADASLERGMPWAVVRPERREQVEELLRWADLERVAILGRGRGTGRVGGAVPAQGGVVVSLLKMNRIIDVNERDFVAVVEPGVIAGDLQTACAAKRLLYAPDPASVRISTIGGNVSTCAGGLRAVKYGVTRDWVLGVEAVLPGGRVLRAGGRSHKDVVGLDLTRLFVGAGGKLGLLTEITVKLLPLPEASASVLVGFSDLGASLSGAQAVFRAGVLPAACEFMDRETLRAVRLIGADIPLADGAEGALLFKLDGTGPGVDAEIRALTEVLKPLDPASVEVGRGEAEERLWSVRRSISPAAYQIAPDKLSEDIAVPRGRVAEAVERAHAIGRERGLTILCFGHLGDGNIHVNILHDARQEGEAARAEQAKDAVFRLAVELGGTISGEHGTGLTKASFVSEQLSPLALELMESIKRTFDPHGIMNPGKGW